CTACGTCAACTGCCAGAACGGCAGTGAGTTCCCTGGCGTGCCCGGCATCAACGGCGAGGACTACCCGCGCGGCGTTCAGATTCGATCAGACCGCGCCGTGATCGCGCAGGTCACCGTCCACGCGGACCACCCCTTCTGGGAGAGCTTCGCCGAGAACTCATCGCTGAGGTTCGATCCGATCGCCGCGCAATACGTCGGCGTCTCGAACCCCGTCGCGACCATCGAGGACATGAAGGGCGTCGACTTCACCGCGTTCAAGGACAAGACCGGCGCGGCACTCCCGATGCGTTCCTGCCTGGACACGTCCCTCTACGCGCCGCCCTACCCGCCCGGCGATCAGCTCCACTTCGATCCGCTCAGCGTTCCCGTGGACAAGACCGGCATCGAGCCGAGGAAGGCCCTCAAAGACTATTTCGACTACCTCCGCTACACGCAATCGACCCAGGGCCACCTCAACTCCCAGGGTCTCTGCTTCGTCGCGCGCAATTACGGCTCGCCTCCGGGAGGTTCTTGATGCACGCCGTTTTCGCGCGATTCGTGTTCGCCGCGTCGGCGTCCGGCAGCCGCGGCGCCGGTCTTCACTGTTGCAGTCGATCTGCTGTTGCCATAGGCTTGAAACCGTGAAGAAGGCGCCACAGGTATCGGTCGACGTCGGTTCTCTGAAGAAGCGGATCCGGGATGTGGGCCTGCGCGGCACCGGTTCCCGAATCGCGGTGCTCCGGGTGCTGCAGGCGGCCCGCGCTCCGATGACCCACAACGAGGTTTCGGACCAGCTCACCTCCTCGGGGTACGATCACGCGACCATCTATCGAAACCTCGTCGATCTGAGCCGGGCGGGCCTGCTCGCGCGGACGGATCTCGGCGACCACGTCTGGCGGTTCGAGGTGCGGCGCGGGAGCGCCGACCACAAGGCGCAGCACCCGCACTTCGTCTGCGTCGACTGCGGAGACGTGAACTGCCTTCCCGAGAAGGCCGTCAGCGTGCGCGGCACGCCCGGGGCCCCGCGGGCACTCCGCCGGCGGCGTGTCGTGATTCAGCTCCAGGGCCGCTGCGACAATTGCGAGCGGCTGGCCGCCGCCGGCTGATCAACTCGCTGCGCTTCTGGAACGGACGAATGCGGCAGCGTTCGTGTCGGCCGCGTGCACCTCGACCGACAGGTGCCCGAACGTGCAGACCGCGAGAATCTGCTCCTTGAGCTCCGCGGCGGAGCGCGATGCGTGCGAGACCGCGCGTACCGTGCAGCCGTGCACCCCACCGCCGAGCGGCCAGATGCGGATCTCCTCGATGCGCAAATCGCCCTCACTCTCGAGGCGGGCGATCACGCGCGCCCGCAGCGTCGACGCCTCGCCGGTCATGTCCATGAGCTCCCCGGCGGTCCTGCGCGCAAGACCCACCGCCCAGACGAGGATCACCGCGGCGCCGATGAGGCCCGCGGCCGGATCGAGGCCACGCCAGCCCGCCAAACCGAGCAGTTCTCTCTCGCCCTTGATCGCCCGAACAGGCGCCCACCGGATGCGTCGGTGGCGTGACCCACCTTTACCGCCCCACACGAAACCGTTTCGCCGTAAGAATCATGTTCGATGCAGGGTAAACGGGCGGGCTCCACCGACCCGATTTTTGTCGGGCGCGAACGAGAGCTGGACCAGCTCTCGCGCGGGCTCGAGGAGGCGTTCGCCGCGAAAGGGCAGCTCTTTCTCCTCGTCGGCGAGCCGGGCATCGGCAAGACCGCGCTCTGCGACGCCGCGACGGGCGCGGCTGCTGCGCGCGGGTTGCCCGTCCTTTGGGGGCGTGCATGGGAAGCAGGCGGGGCGCCGGCCTACTGGCCCTGGCTCGACATCCTCGCAGGGCTGGCCCGTCGCCTCGACGACGGGGCGCTTGCCGCGAGCTTCGACGCGGAAGGGGCGGCGTTGCTGGCCGAGCTTGTCCCCGAGATTCGCCAGCGCCTCCCGCCTGCGCCCACCTTCTGGCCACCGCCGCCCGACGAGGCGCGCTTCCGTCTTTGCCGCGCCGTCATCACGCTCGTGCGT
This genomic window from Polyangia bacterium contains:
- a CDS encoding transcriptional repressor, with translation MKKAPQVSVDVGSLKKRIRDVGLRGTGSRIAVLRVLQAARAPMTHNEVSDQLTSSGYDHATIYRNLVDLSRAGLLARTDLGDHVWRFEVRRGSADHKAQHPHFVCVDCGDVNCLPEKAVSVRGTPGAPRALRRRRVVIQLQGRCDNCERLAAAG